The following are encoded in a window of Pongo abelii isolate AG06213 chromosome 16, NHGRI_mPonAbe1-v2.0_pri, whole genome shotgun sequence genomic DNA:
- the CHST14 gene encoding carbohydrate sulfotransferase 14: MFPRPLTPLAAPNGAEPLGRALRRAPLGRARAGLGGPPLLLPSMLMFAVIVASSGLLLMIERGILAEMKPLPLHPPGREGAAWRGKAPKPGGLSLRSGDADLQVRQDVRNRTLRAVCGQPGMPRDPWDLPVGQRRTLLRHILVSDRYRFLYCYVPKVACSNWKRVMKVLAGVLDSVDVRLKMDHRSDLVFLADLRPEEIRYRLQHYFKFLFVRDPLERLLSAYRNKFGEIREYQQRYGAEIVRRYRAGAGPSPAGDDVTFPEFLRYLVDEDPERMNEHWMPVYHLCQPCAVHYDFVGSYERLEADANQVLEWVRAPPHVRFPARQAWYRPASPESLHYHLCSAPRALLQDVLPKYILDFSLFAYPLPNVTKEACQQ; the protein is encoded by the coding sequence ATGTTCCCCCGCCCGCTGACCCCGCTGGCGGCCCCAAATGGCGCCGAGCCCCTGGGCCGGGCGCTGAGGCGGGCCCCTCTGGGCAGGGCCCGGGCGGGGCTGGGGGGGCCGCCCCTGCTGCTGCCGTCCATGCTGATGTTCGCGGTGATCGTGGCCTCCAGCGGGCTGCTGCTCATGATCGAGCGGGGCATCCTGGCCGAGATGAAGCCCCTGCCCCTGCACCCGCCCGGCCGCGAGGGCGCAGCCTGGCGCGGGAAAGCCCCCAAGCCTGGGGGCCTGTCCCTGAGGTCTGGGGACGCGGACTTGCAAGTGCGGCAGGACGTCCGGAACAGGACCCTGCGGGCGGTGTGCGGACAGCCAGGCATGCCCCGGGACCCCTGGGACTTGCCGGTGGGGCAGCGGCGCACCCTGCTGCGCCACATCCTCGTAAGTGACCGTTACCGCTTCCTCTACTGCTACGTCCCCAAGGTGGCCTGCTCTAACTGGAAGCGGGTGATGAAGGTGCTGGCAGGCGTCCTGGACAGCGTGGACGTCCGCCTCAAGATGGACCACCGCAGTGACCTGGTGTTCCTGGCAGACCTGCGGCCTGAGGAGATTCGCTACCGCCTGCAGCACTACTTTAAGTTCCTGTTTGTGCGGGACCCCTTGGAACGCCTCCTCTCTGCCTACCGCAACAAGTTTGGCGAGATCCGAGAGTACCAGCAACGCTATGGGGCTGAAATAGTGAGGCGGTACAGGGCTGGAGCGGGGCCCAGCCCTGCAGGCGACGATGTCACATTCCCCGAGTTCCTGAGATACCTGGTAGATGAGGACCCTGAGCGCATGAATGAGCATTGGATGCCCGTGTACCACCTGTGCCAGCCTTGTGCCGTGCACTATGACTTTGTGGGCTCCTATGAGAGGCTGGAGGCTGATGCCAATCAGGTGCTGGAGTGGGTACGGGCACCACCCCACGTCCGATTTCCAGCTCGCCAGGCCTGGTACCGGCCAGCCAGCCCCGAAAGCCTGCATTACCACTTGTGCAGTGCCCCCCGGGCCCTGCTGCAGGATGTGCTGCCTAAGTATATCCTGGATTTCTCCCTCTTTGCCTACCCACTGCCTAATGTCACCAAGGAGGCGTGTCAGCAGTGA